From the genome of Streptomyces sp. NBC_01260, one region includes:
- a CDS encoding D-Ala-D-Ala carboxypeptidase family metallohydrolase — protein sequence MLRRSARLLLGLVMTMAFALGGAVATAGTAQADGCYTWTRTLSPGATGNDVVQLQIRVAGYPGYNSVLAVDGSYGPATTAAVKRFQAAYGLAADGVAGPATQAKLYALQDDDCTPVHFTYAEHNTCNSTWAGGAVAAGTAKANALSTMWKLEALRHALGDHPIRINSGFRSTACNSAVGGAAGSRHLYGDAADLGGLPLCTIAQQARNHGFNGILGPGYPDHGDHIHVNQGPSHFWSAPNCGI from the coding sequence ATGCTCAGACGTTCCGCAAGACTTCTGCTCGGCCTTGTCATGACCATGGCTTTCGCCTTGGGCGGGGCCGTGGCCACGGCCGGCACCGCACAGGCCGACGGCTGTTACACCTGGACCCGCACCCTGTCCCCGGGCGCCACCGGCAACGATGTCGTCCAGCTCCAGATCAGGGTCGCCGGATATCCCGGATACAACTCCGTACTCGCCGTCGACGGCTCCTACGGACCGGCCACCACGGCTGCCGTCAAGCGCTTCCAGGCCGCCTACGGACTGGCCGCCGACGGCGTCGCGGGCCCGGCCACCCAGGCCAAGCTCTATGCCCTCCAGGACGACGACTGCACGCCCGTCCACTTCACCTATGCCGAGCACAACACCTGCAACAGCACCTGGGCGGGTGGTGCCGTCGCGGCAGGCACGGCGAAAGCCAACGCGCTGAGCACCATGTGGAAGCTGGAGGCGCTGCGCCACGCGCTCGGTGACCACCCCATCAGGATCAACAGCGGCTTCCGCTCCACGGCCTGCAACAGCGCGGTCGGCGGCGCGGCCGGCAGCCGCCATCTGTACGGCGACGCGGCCGATCTCGGCGGACTCCCCCTGTGCACCATCGCCCAGCAGGCCCGCAACCACGGGTTCAACGGGATCCTCGGCCCGGGCTACCCGGACCACGGCGATCACATCCACGTGAACCAGGGGCCGAGCCACTTCTGGTCGGCGCCGAACTGCGGTATCTGA